Proteins co-encoded in one Arthrobacter globiformis genomic window:
- a CDS encoding histone-like nucleoid-structuring protein Lsr2 has product MRAAVVFTDGKKTVVLLEDDLDGSAAVETVSFAIDGVECEIDLNEAHANELRDAMKRYLSAARKSAGRGSQRRSVGDTGTKAVREWAKQNGIQVSSRGRIPADVMDKYKAAHLTSLGTTETTGSPTTVHRQQRHRLLGGEPESSVPTRGPNGPRRWRTSHPV; this is encoded by the coding sequence ATGCGGGCAGCAGTAGTCTTTACTGATGGCAAAAAGACAGTGGTGCTGCTCGAGGATGATCTCGACGGTTCTGCGGCAGTCGAGACAGTTTCCTTCGCGATCGACGGCGTTGAGTGCGAGATTGATCTGAATGAAGCTCATGCAAATGAGCTCCGCGACGCGATGAAGCGATACCTTTCAGCCGCTCGTAAGTCCGCTGGCCGGGGCAGTCAGCGTAGATCTGTCGGCGATACGGGCACTAAGGCCGTTCGGGAGTGGGCCAAACAGAACGGTATCCAGGTCAGTAGCCGCGGGCGCATTCCCGCTGACGTGATGGATAAATACAAAGCCGCTCATTTAACCTCACTCGGGACGACAGAGACCACCGGTTCACCCACCACTGTTCATCGCCAGCAGCGGCATCGTCTTCTTGGAGGAGAGCCAGAAAGTTCAGTCCCAACTCGCGGTCCGAACGGCCCCCGCAGGTGGAGAACATCCCACCCCGTGTGA
- a CDS encoding glycosyltransferase family 4 protein produces the protein MRIGLIAPPWIPVPPPAYGGIEAIVDSLARGLTAAGHEVLLAAAAGSTCPVPQLPGDFVADLARVGTGSDELRHIVSAYEGMDGVDLVHDHTLAGPLYRHRPNQAPIMTTAHGPLTGELGRVYQAITADASLIAISHHQASAAPELRISGVIHHGIDAAEVPVGSGGGGYACFLGRMNPDKGLLQAIEAARLAEMPLRIGAKMTSRDEHEYFRAVIAPLLGPDVEYLGELNTQDKYALLGDAVALLNPIQWPEPFGMVMIEALAAGTPVIATPQGSAPEIIDDGATGFLRSGIHELVLALHDAGTLDRRICRHATETRFSAERMTFEHLQLYKETLTGAPRTAMPAIRRS, from the coding sequence ATGCGCATAGGTCTGATCGCTCCGCCCTGGATACCCGTGCCTCCGCCGGCCTATGGCGGCATCGAGGCCATAGTTGACTCACTGGCCCGAGGTCTGACCGCTGCTGGACACGAGGTCCTGCTCGCCGCAGCGGCAGGCAGCACCTGCCCGGTCCCCCAACTTCCAGGGGACTTCGTTGCAGACCTGGCCAGAGTCGGGACGGGATCAGATGAGCTCCGGCACATTGTGTCCGCCTACGAAGGGATGGACGGCGTCGACCTGGTCCACGACCACACCCTCGCCGGGCCGCTGTACCGGCACCGGCCGAACCAGGCACCCATCATGACCACAGCGCACGGACCTCTCACCGGCGAGCTGGGCCGGGTCTATCAGGCGATAACCGCCGACGCATCTCTCATCGCCATCTCACACCACCAGGCCAGCGCCGCCCCGGAACTAAGGATCAGCGGTGTCATCCACCACGGCATCGACGCCGCCGAGGTACCGGTCGGAAGCGGCGGGGGCGGCTACGCGTGCTTTCTGGGCCGGATGAATCCGGACAAGGGCCTGCTCCAGGCCATCGAGGCCGCACGGCTGGCAGAGATGCCGCTGCGGATTGGGGCGAAAATGACCAGCCGGGACGAACACGAGTATTTCCGCGCCGTCATCGCGCCACTGCTCGGGCCCGACGTGGAGTATCTCGGCGAGCTGAACACCCAGGACAAATACGCCCTGCTGGGAGACGCCGTGGCCCTGCTGAATCCTATTCAATGGCCCGAACCGTTCGGCATGGTCATGATCGAGGCCCTCGCCGCCGGGACCCCCGTCATCGCCACTCCCCAGGGCTCGGCCCCGGAAATCATCGACGACGGCGCAACCGGCTTCCTGCGCTCCGGAATCCACGAACTCGTTCTCGCCCTGCACGACGCCGGAACCCTGGACCGGCGCATCTGCCGCCACGCCACCGAAACACGCTTCAGCGCCGAACGAATGACCTTTGAACACCTTCAGCTCTATAAGGAGACCCTCACTGGTGCTCCCCGTACGGCCATGCCGGCAATCAGACGTTCCTAA
- a CDS encoding DUF3040 domain-containing protein, which yields MALSDEERRRLEELEQELTATDPDLDRELKAGLSRSRAAARIVYGVLAALAGLAVIIAGSITRLTVLGAIGFLLMVAGAHGFLSGLCPRGTGPGGSHETRN from the coding sequence ATGGCGCTGTCGGATGAAGAGCGCAGGCGCCTTGAAGAGCTGGAACAGGAACTGACCGCCACCGATCCGGATCTGGACAGGGAACTGAAGGCCGGATTGTCCCGCAGCAGGGCGGCGGCACGTATTGTCTACGGTGTCCTGGCCGCTTTAGCCGGTCTCGCAGTGATCATCGCGGGGAGTATCACGCGGCTGACGGTCCTCGGTGCCATCGGCTTCCTGCTGATGGTTGCAGGCGCTCACGGGTTCCTCAGCGGCCTCTGCCCGCGCGGGACAGGTCCGGGGGGCAGCCATGAAACGCGAAACTGA
- a CDS encoding helix-turn-helix domain-containing protein, giving the protein MVVGVRLAFWEGLDAGLSVALAAQAAGVSRPTAYRWLSDHQKVLPSPVPDFTVPRAGLLSLREREEIGFQLAQGLGVRRIAAVLGRAPSTISREVARNRVGDRYSPSLAQEQTWAPCP; this is encoded by the coding sequence GTGGTCGTGGGTGTTCGTTTAGCGTTCTGGGAAGGGCTGGATGCCGGGCTGTCGGTAGCCTTAGCGGCGCAGGCCGCCGGGGTGTCGCGTCCGACCGCGTACCGGTGGTTGAGCGACCATCAGAAGGTGTTGCCATCGCCGGTTCCGGATTTCACTGTGCCCCGTGCAGGGCTTTTGTCGTTGCGTGAGCGGGAAGAGATCGGTTTCCAGCTCGCCCAAGGCCTTGGAGTGCGTCGTATTGCCGCCGTTCTGGGCCGGGCTCCGTCGACGATCAGCCGGGAGGTCGCAAGGAATCGGGTCGGTGATAGGTATTCGCCATCGCTCGCGCAGGAGCAGACGTGGGCTCCGTGCCCGTAG